In a single window of the Bradyrhizobium erythrophlei genome:
- a CDS encoding pyrroloquinoline quinone-dependent dehydrogenase has protein sequence MKFSLRAFLSAIVVVGIAIAGLSYAYWDQTVQIGSTAINYVRYWSAPAGTLETEVAPTGAAAQPSTLTASAAPQAAPGGTEVDWPSYNKTLTSNRFSQLSQINRTNAEKLKVLCTYDTTQYSSFNSGLLEVDGALIFVTAFDIFSIDPSTCRENWRAHEDYVPATPQEVNRGAAYLDGMLFRGTQDARVLAYDFKTGKRIWETAIGDPKKGESAPAAPIAWNGLVFIGNAGGDIKGVKGRMYALDAKTGKIVWEFYLVPKAEGDPTRGPLGASPLNPSTWGNSLQGVPITGGATWTSYTLDPDTGLLYVPGGNPAPDFATDVREGSNLYSGSVVVLDAMTGAYKNHFKIVPKDWHDWDVSGAPAIIKTTGGKKVLSVAPKDGHLYGFDLDTNALLYRLPVTRMENEDAPFVVGKPVHFCPGSVGGAEWNGPAYDPQLNLVFIGEVEWCTTITLMPTEKIAAVPPGKPWSGEASINPFYTWGKSDPAFDWAGWTYAVDADTGAWRWRAKTNYPIQSGMTPTAGGIVFFGDMGGNFYVLDTANGHKLWGQKIGGAIGGGVVTYSVNGTQKVAVAKGLTEILWPTEITTAKVSILGLE, from the coding sequence ATGAAATTTTCCCTTCGCGCTTTCCTCAGCGCAATCGTTGTCGTCGGCATTGCCATAGCCGGTCTGTCCTATGCTTATTGGGACCAAACGGTTCAGATCGGGTCGACGGCGATAAATTATGTGCGCTATTGGTCGGCTCCCGCCGGGACCCTTGAAACGGAAGTCGCCCCGACCGGAGCGGCGGCGCAGCCATCAACCTTGACGGCTTCGGCAGCGCCGCAGGCTGCTCCTGGCGGAACTGAGGTAGACTGGCCAAGCTACAACAAGACGCTCACCTCGAACCGTTTCTCGCAGTTAAGTCAGATCAACAGAACAAACGCTGAGAAGCTCAAAGTTCTCTGCACTTATGATACCACGCAATATAGCAGCTTCAATTCCGGGTTGTTGGAGGTGGACGGCGCGCTGATCTTCGTGACCGCGTTCGACATCTTCTCCATCGATCCTTCGACATGCCGCGAGAACTGGCGCGCGCATGAGGATTACGTTCCGGCTACGCCCCAGGAGGTCAATCGCGGCGCGGCGTATCTAGACGGCATGCTTTTCCGCGGCACCCAAGACGCCCGTGTCCTCGCCTACGATTTCAAGACGGGCAAACGCATCTGGGAAACCGCCATCGGGGACCCGAAGAAGGGCGAGAGCGCCCCGGCGGCTCCGATCGCCTGGAACGGTTTGGTTTTCATCGGCAACGCAGGAGGCGACATCAAGGGAGTGAAGGGGCGCATGTATGCGCTTGACGCCAAAACCGGCAAGATCGTGTGGGAGTTCTACCTCGTGCCGAAGGCTGAAGGCGATCCGACGCGCGGACCGCTCGGTGCCTCACCCCTCAATCCGTCGACTTGGGGCAACTCGCTGCAAGGCGTGCCGATAACCGGCGGCGCGACCTGGACTTCATACACCTTGGACCCGGATACCGGCTTGTTGTATGTACCGGGCGGGAACCCCGCACCCGATTTTGCAACCGACGTGCGTGAAGGGTCGAACCTTTATTCCGGCTCGGTCGTCGTCCTCGACGCGATGACCGGGGCTTACAAGAACCACTTCAAGATCGTGCCGAAAGACTGGCACGATTGGGACGTTTCCGGCGCTCCAGCCATTATCAAGACCACAGGCGGCAAGAAGGTTCTGTCGGTCGCCCCGAAGGACGGCCACCTTTACGGCTTCGATCTCGACACCAATGCCTTGCTCTACAGGCTGCCGGTCACCCGGATGGAGAACGAGGATGCGCCGTTTGTGGTCGGCAAGCCCGTCCACTTCTGTCCGGGCTCGGTTGGCGGCGCCGAGTGGAACGGTCCCGCTTACGATCCCCAGTTGAACCTCGTGTTCATCGGCGAGGTCGAATGGTGCACCACCATTACGCTTATGCCGACCGAGAAAATCGCCGCCGTTCCGCCCGGCAAACCGTGGTCCGGCGAAGCATCGATCAATCCGTTCTACACGTGGGGTAAGTCGGACCCGGCTTTCGACTGGGCAGGTTGGACCTACGCCGTTGACGCCGACACTGGCGCTTGGAGATGGAGAGCAAAGACGAATTATCCCATTCAAAGCGGCATGACGCCGACGGCGGGCGGCATCGTTTTCTTTGGGGACATGGGCGGAAATTTCTACGTGCTTGACACAGCAAACGGGCACAAATTGTGGGGCCAAAAAATCGGCGGCGCGATTGGCGGCGGCGTCGTTACCTATTCAGTCAATGGGACACAAAAGGTCGCCGTTGCAAAAGGTCTCACAGAAATTCTGTGGCCAACCGAAATCACAACAGCCAAGGTTTCAATACTTGGATTGGAGTAA
- a CDS encoding polyphosphate kinase 2 family protein — MPRKDIIDQIQKYTHPFRITSGKGFQLKDFDPGETRGLRMDKGEAAELLQRGTQWLAEEQDMLYAQDRWSLLLVFQAMDAAGKDSTIKHVMSGVNPQGCRVSSFKQPSQEDLDHDFLWRYVRRLPERGQIGIFNRSYYEEVLVVRVHEEILKRQKLPPQVMGKRIWDERLADIAHFEGYLTRQGVVVLKFFLNLSREEQKKRFVKRLDTPEKNWKFSASDVHERRYWRDYMRSFEDAIRATASEHAPWYVVPADNKWFTRLVVAAAIVEAVEQLDLAYPKVSAEQKKELAAAREELARES; from the coding sequence ATGCCGAGAAAAGACATTATCGACCAAATCCAGAAGTACACCCACCCGTTCCGCATTACCAGCGGCAAGGGTTTTCAACTGAAGGACTTCGACCCTGGTGAAACGCGCGGCTTGAGGATGGATAAGGGCGAAGCTGCCGAGCTCCTTCAACGCGGCACTCAGTGGCTCGCAGAAGAACAGGACATGCTTTATGCCCAGGATCGCTGGTCGCTGCTGCTCGTCTTCCAGGCTATGGATGCGGCTGGCAAAGACAGCACGATCAAACACGTCATGTCAGGGGTCAATCCGCAAGGCTGCCGGGTCTCTTCGTTCAAGCAGCCTTCGCAGGAGGATCTCGACCACGATTTCCTGTGGCGTTACGTCAGACGCCTGCCTGAACGTGGGCAGATCGGCATATTCAATCGCTCCTACTATGAGGAGGTCCTCGTCGTGCGCGTGCACGAGGAAATCCTGAAGCGGCAGAAACTGCCTCCGCAGGTCATGGGCAAGCGGATCTGGGACGAGCGGCTCGCCGACATCGCGCACTTCGAGGGCTACCTGACCCGGCAGGGCGTTGTCGTCCTCAAATTTTTCCTGAACTTGTCGCGCGAAGAACAGAAAAAGCGCTTCGTGAAGCGCCTCGATACCCCGGAGAAGAATTGGAAGTTCTCTGCGTCTGATGTGCACGAGCGCAGATACTGGCGCGACTACATGCGCTCGTTCGAGGACGCGATCCGGGCCACGGCTTCGGAGCACGCGCCCTGGTACGTGGTGCCGGCCGACAACAAGTGGTTTACCCGGCTTGTGGTCGCCGCGGCGATCGTGGAGGCGGTGGAGCAGCTCGACCTTGCATACCCGAAGGTGAGCGCGGAGCAGAAGAAGGAGCTGGCGGCTGCGCGTGAGGAACTCGCACGCGAATCGTAA
- a CDS encoding DUF2905 domain-containing protein, whose protein sequence is MSRTLLIFGLVLPVAGVAWPSIDRLGLGRLPGDIAIERSGFSLYFPLTTSLIISVVLSVILWLLNR, encoded by the coding sequence ATGTCTCGCACACTTCTCATCTTCGGACTGGTCCTGCCCGTCGCCGGAGTCGCCTGGCCTTCGATCGACAGGCTCGGGCTCGGGCGGCTACCCGGCGACATCGCAATCGAGCGGTCGGGCTTCTCCCTCTACTTTCCGCTGACGACCTCGCTCATCATCAGCGTGGTGCTGAGCGTGATCTTGTGGCTGCTCAATCGCTAG